The Streptomyces sp. NBC_00775 genome includes the window GCAGCCCGAACATCGCCTCCGTGAGGACGGCACCGCCGATCGCCGACCCGAAGTCGTTGGCGTTCAGCGCGATGACCGGCGCGACGGCGCCCCGCAGGGCGTGCCGCCCGATGATCGCGCGCTCCCCCACGCCGTACGCGCGGAAGGTGCGCACATGGTCCTCGGCGAGCGTCTCCAACATCGAGGCCCTCGTCAGGCGGGCGTACTTGGCGGCCTCGATCAACGCGAGGGACAGCCAGGGCAGCAGCAGGTTCCATGCCCACTGCTCGGGGTCCTCGGTGAAGGGCACGTACTGCGGGAACGGCAGCCATTGCAGCTGCCCGCACACGATGATCATCAGCACCAGGCCGATGACGAAGACGGGCGTGGCCGTGCCGGCGAGCGTGATGCCGGTCAGCACCCGCTCGCTGATCCGGCCGCGCCGCCAAGCGGACAGCACACCGGTGCCGACGCCGATGACGAGCCACAGCACCATCGCACCGAACACCAGCGACAGGGTGACCGGCAGCTTCGCCCAGATCAGCTGGGTGACCTGCTGGTCGCCCTGGTACGAGAGGCCGAGGCAGGGTGCGCCGCAGTGCTGCACCGACGTACCCGTCGAGTAGTCCTGACCGGCGAAGATGCCCTGCAGGAAGTGCCAGTAGCGCAGGTACAGCGGGTCGTCGAGCTTCAGCTGCTCGGTGACCTGGTGCACTTGGGCGGGCGAGCAGCGCGGGCCGCAGGTGATCTGCGCGACGTTGCCGGGGGCGACGTAGAAGACGAGGTAGATGATCACGGAGATCGCGAGCAGGGTGACGACGGCACCGACCAGGCGCCGTACGGCGAAGCCAAGGAAACCGCTCATGCCTTGGCCTCCCGCTTGCGTCCCGTGCCGACCCGCAGCCGTGAGGCCGCGCGCGGGTCGAGGGCCGTGCGCACTCCGTCCCCGAGGACGGTCAGCGCCAGCACGGTGATGAACAGGGAGCCCGCGGGCAGCAGCAGGTACTGCGGCGCCGCCTGGTACCAGACGTCGGCCGCGGTGAGCATCTGCCCCCAGGACGGGGTGGGCGGCTTCACGCCGACGCCGAGGAAGCTGAGTGCGGCCTCGACAGTGATGTTCGTGGGGACGAGCAGGGCCGCGTACGTGATGACGGGCGCGGCGAGCGCGGGCAGCAGTTCGCGGCGGGCGACCCGCCAGGAGCCCCAGCCGCTGAGCCGGGCGGCGGCCACGTAGTCGAGCTCCTTGAGCGTCAGCGTGTGGGCGCGCACGATCTTCGCGGTCGAGCCCCAGGCCACCAGGCCGATGATGAGCGCGACCAGGACGGGCCGCGGAAAGCCGCTGGGGACGATCGCGAGCAGCGCGAGGGACATGATCATCAACGGCATGGCGATGATGATGTCCGTGACCCGGCTCAACAGTTGATCAACCCATCGATTGCCCAGGCCGGCCGCGACACCGACCACGATCCCGATGAGGACCTGCACCAGCGTGGCCGCGAACGCGACTCCCAGGGAGACCCGGGCGCCGTACACGAGCCGGGCGAAGAGGTCGCGGCCCGTCTGCGGTTCGACGCCGAGCCAGTGGTCCCCGCTGATGCCGCCGAGCGAGCCGACCGGCACGCCGCCGCGCGCGGAGTCGACGAGCCCCGGATGGTAGGTGGTCGGATCCTGGCCCTCGATCGCCGTGAACAGCGGTGCGGCGAGCGCGACCAGGACGAGCAGCGCGACGACGCCCGCCGCGACGAGGGCGGCGCGCTGCGCACGCAGCCGCCGCCAGAACTGACGGGCCCCCGAGGCCCCCGGCACGGACGAGGTGTCCGTGCCGGGGGCCTGAGAGGCGACGATTGCCTCGCTCACGGTGCTACTTCACCGCGACCTGGGAGATGTCCAGCACGCCGGTCCAGTCGCTGATCACGATGTTCTTGACGGCGCTGCCGTACAGGCGCTTGTAGACCGGGTGGAACAGGGGCACGGTCAGGGCCTGCTCACCGATCTTCTTGTCCAGTGCACCCCAGCGCTTGGCGGCCTCGTCAAGATCGGTCAACTTGTTGATCGCGTCAATCTCGGCATTGACCGACTTGTCATTGAGGAAGCCGGTGTTGAAGTTGGCGCCGTCCTTGACGATCTGCCGTCCGTCGAAGATCGGGGCCAGGAAGGGACCGCCCGAGGGCCAGTCGGCACCCCAGTGGGCGAGGAAGAAGCCCGGCTCGGTCTTGACGCTGTGGATCTTGTCCTTGTAGTCGTTGATCTCCAGGCCCTGGAGCTTGACGGTGATCCCGGCCTTCTTGAGCGCGTCCTGGATCGCGGTCGCGATCTCCGGGCTGGTCTCGAAGTCCTTGTCGTTGGAATGCGTGAGCGTGATGGTGAGCCCGTTCTGGTAACCGGCCTCCTTCAGCAGCTCCTTCGCCTTCTCCGCGTTGCCGGACTTGCCCGCCGGGAAGAGGTCGTACGGCGTGTAGCCGAAGGACTTCTGGTTCGGCAGATAGGTGGTCGCGGCCTCGGCCAGCGACGACCCGCCGGCCGCGTTGATCACCGACGTACGGTCGATGGCGTACGAGATCGCCTGCCGCACCTTCGGATTGTTGAACGGCTTCACCTTCGGGTTGAAGGCGATGTAGTTGGTGTAGCCGAAGTGTCCGGTGCCGACGCGTGAGGCGAGTTCCTTGTCACCGGAGACCTTGGCGAGCTCGGCAGGCCCCAGGTTGGTGTCCGTCGTCACGGCCGTGGCGTCCGCTCCCTGAGACGCGGACAGCCGCTGGTTGATCACGGACGAGTCCAGACCCGACCGCACGTCGATCTTGTCCGGGTAGGCCTTGCGCTCGGCGTCGGTCGACGCGGACCAGTACGTGTTGCGCTCCAGGGTGAGCCGCTCACCGTCGTTCTCGTTCTTGACGACCTTGTAGGGGCCCGAGGAGACCGGGTGCTCCTCGTACTTCGTGCCGTTGTCCTTGGCCTTCGGGACCGGCGCGAACTGCGTCTGCGTGGCGAGGTAGGGGAACTCGCCCTCGGGCTTGTTGAGATGGAAGACGATGGTCAGGTCGTCCGGCGTCTCGATCGAGTCGAGGCCCTTCTTGTCCTTGTACGGGCCCTGGTAGTCGGCGCCGCCGATCAGCCAGTCCCTCAAGTAGGGGGCGCCGCCGGAGAGTTCGGCGGCGAAGGAGCGCTCGATGCCGTACTTGATGTCGGCGGAGGTGATCGCGCTGCCGTCCTCGTACTTGAGGCCCTTCTTCAGGGTGTACGTCCACACGGTCGCGTTCTTGCTCGGGCGGCCGGTGTCCGTGGCGAGGTCGGGGACGACTTCGGCGCCGGCGGCCCCGCTCTCGCGGTTGCGCGTGGTGAGCGTACGGAAGACGAGGGAGGGGACGTTGCCGCCGCCGGAGGTGTAGAGGCGCGCCGGGTCGAAGTCCTCCTGCGGGTTGGCGTTGAGGACCGTCAGCGTGCCTCCCTTCCGCGGCTTGGAGTCGCCACCGGCGCCCTTGGCATCGTTGTCCTTCGGCCCGCAGGCGGCGGCACCCGCTGCCACGACCAGGCTGACGGACACCGCGGCCACGCGGCGCGCTATGAGGGACGGTTGACGCATCGGAAGACGACCTCTCGAATGGTGAGACGGATTGACGCAGAGTGAGACGGAAGAGAGCAGAGCTCGCCCAAGGCGTCAGGCGTCGACATCCGACCGCAGAGAGACCGACGTGATCGGTGACAGAGACCGGCGGAATCCACGGGAGATCCGCACGCCGGCACACGGCGAACGGACAACATGGAAGAAATCGAAGACAGCGACGCACTCGCCAGGGGCGGGCGTCAGCAACAGTGAATATCGGCCACGCAGAGCGCGGTCACGCCGAGCAGCGCCAGCTCAATGGCGGCGCGGGCGGAGACGTGACGAGGCGACATGCGGAGAAATATGAACGAACTTTCGGCGCATGTCAACGTGACCTGTGGGGCGTCTGTCAACTCCCGGGATACGGCCAGGGGTTGGCCAGGCAGTGGATCCCGTCGTGGTCGAGGAACTTGGTCTGCTGCTGCATGACGGGGGCGAGTTCGCCGTCCTTGTCGCAGGTGACGTGCCCGTATCCGAGACGGTGGCCGACCTCGTGGTTGATCAGCATCTGCCGGTACGCGTGAATCTTGTCACCGTAGGTCTTGGAGCCCTGGGCCCAGCGGTACGCGTTGATCATGACGCGCTCGGTCGACGCCGAGTCGCACGACACGTTGTCCTCCGTCGTGTCGAGCCCCGACTTGGCGCACCAGGTGGCGGTGGTGCCCGGGCTCGCGAGCGTGATCACGAAGTCGGGCTTGCCGGAAGAGATCCGCTCGAAGGTGCGGCCGCCGTTGTGGGCCCAACTCCGGTCGTCGTTCAGGGTCTTCTGCACGGCCTGCGCGAAGAGGGCGCCGTCGAGACCGAGGCCCTGCTCCACGTCGACGCGATAGGTGTACTTGCGGCCCTTGCCCGGCGCCTTGTCGAAGCCGGGGACCGCGTCGAACTTCCCCGACCCCTTGAGCTTCGCGCCGAGCGCGTACTTCTTGCCCATCTTCTGGTCGTACGTCAGTGTCGTCGCGGCCTTCGCACTCGGTGTCCCCGACTGGGTCGGCCGGCCGTCCCCGCGCGAGGCGGAGTCGCCGGTCTCCCGGTCGCTGCCGCCTGCGGACTGCGCACGCACAGCGGCGTCCTCCCGCCCGGTGGCGACCTGTCCGGCCACGACGACGGCCAGCACGGTGGTGACGGCGGCCGCCGCGATCCCGGTGAACGCCCGCCCCTTGCCGCCCTTGCCCTTCGCCGGCGCCTCGACCTCCGGCAGCGGCTTCTCTCCGGCCTCCGTGTCCCAGTCGGTGACGGGACCGTAGGGGTCGGCGCGATCCGGTGCGGTGTCGCGGAACGCCGAGTCACGGAGTGCCGTGTCGCGGCGCGCGAAGACGTCGTCGTCCTCGTCGAGCTCGAAGGCGTCGACGTAGGACTGCCGGGGGCCCGGCACGGTCTCCTGGCGCTGACGCGGGATCCGGGGCCCGGGAGGCGCACCCGGGGGCGCCCCCTGAGGCACACCACCGGCCCTGAACTCGCCCCAGCCGCCGCCCGGTTCACGCTGCTCGGGATGACCACCACGCACACGAGGGACGCCATGGGCGGGAGTCCCGTCGGCGAAACGGGGCACCCCGTGGGCCGGAGTCCCGTCCGGGAAACGCGGCACCCCGCGCGCGGGAGTGCCATCAGCCATACGCGGGATGCCGTGCGCCGGTGTCCCGTCGGCGAAACGGGGCACCCCATGCGCGGGAGTCCCGTCCGGGAAACGCGGCACCCCATGCGCCGGTGTCCCGTCAGGAAAGCGCGGCACCCCCCGAGACGGAGCCCCGCTCACCGGCGGATACGGCCCCAGGGCGCTCTGCGGGCCCTGGGGACCCTGCGGGGCCTGGGGGTCCTGCGCGCCCGCGGGTGGAGTCGCCGCGCGACGCGAGCGAGTGGGTTCCGGCACCGGAGCCGCGCCCGGTGCGGGAACCTTGGGTATCTCCGAGGTGTCGGTCTTGCCGGCCCGCCCCGGACGACTGTGACGTCCCACGTCCCGCCTCAGCTCCCCGCGCCGACGGCGGCCGATGAGGTCAACTCGTCGGTGTCCGCGAGGAGTTCACGGAACGCCGCGGCCACCACGTCCGGGTACTCCATCATCGCGACGTGCCCCGCCTCCGGCAGCGACAGCAGCCGGGAGTCACGGAAGGAGCGGGCCGCGCGCTGCGCCATGCGGTAGCCGAC containing:
- a CDS encoding Ms4533A family Cys-rich leader peptide, coding for MSPRHVSARAAIELALLGVTALCVADIHCC
- a CDS encoding DUF3152 domain-containing protein translates to MGRHSRPGRAGKTDTSEIPKVPAPGAAPVPEPTRSRRAATPPAGAQDPQAPQGPQGPQSALGPYPPVSGAPSRGVPRFPDGTPAHGVPRFPDGTPAHGVPRFADGTPAHGIPRMADGTPARGVPRFPDGTPAHGVPRFADGTPAHGVPRVRGGHPEQREPGGGWGEFRAGGVPQGAPPGAPPGPRIPRQRQETVPGPRQSYVDAFELDEDDDVFARRDTALRDSAFRDTAPDRADPYGPVTDWDTEAGEKPLPEVEAPAKGKGGKGRAFTGIAAAAVTTVLAVVVAGQVATGREDAAVRAQSAGGSDRETGDSASRGDGRPTQSGTPSAKAATTLTYDQKMGKKYALGAKLKGSGKFDAVPGFDKAPGKGRKYTYRVDVEQGLGLDGALFAQAVQKTLNDDRSWAHNGGRTFERISSGKPDFVITLASPGTTATWCAKSGLDTTEDNVSCDSASTERVMINAYRWAQGSKTYGDKIHAYRQMLINHEVGHRLGYGHVTCDKDGELAPVMQQQTKFLDHDGIHCLANPWPYPGS
- a CDS encoding ABC transporter substrate-binding protein, with protein sequence MRQPSLIARRVAAVSVSLVVAAGAAACGPKDNDAKGAGGDSKPRKGGTLTVLNANPQEDFDPARLYTSGGGNVPSLVFRTLTTRNRESGAAGAEVVPDLATDTGRPSKNATVWTYTLKKGLKYEDGSAITSADIKYGIERSFAAELSGGAPYLRDWLIGGADYQGPYKDKKGLDSIETPDDLTIVFHLNKPEGEFPYLATQTQFAPVPKAKDNGTKYEEHPVSSGPYKVVKNENDGERLTLERNTYWSASTDAERKAYPDKIDVRSGLDSSVINQRLSASQGADATAVTTDTNLGPAELAKVSGDKELASRVGTGHFGYTNYIAFNPKVKPFNNPKVRQAISYAIDRTSVINAAGGSSLAEAATTYLPNQKSFGYTPYDLFPAGKSGNAEKAKELLKEAGYQNGLTITLTHSNDKDFETSPEIATAIQDALKKAGITVKLQGLEINDYKDKIHSVKTEPGFFLAHWGADWPSGGPFLAPIFDGRQIVKDGANFNTGFLNDKSVNAEIDAINKLTDLDEAAKRWGALDKKIGEQALTVPLFHPVYKRLYGSAVKNIVISDWTGVLDISQVAVK
- a CDS encoding ABC transporter permease, giving the protein MSEAIVASQAPGTDTSSVPGASGARQFWRRLRAQRAALVAAGVVALLVLVALAAPLFTAIEGQDPTTYHPGLVDSARGGVPVGSLGGISGDHWLGVEPQTGRDLFARLVYGARVSLGVAFAATLVQVLIGIVVGVAAGLGNRWVDQLLSRVTDIIIAMPLMIMSLALLAIVPSGFPRPVLVALIIGLVAWGSTAKIVRAHTLTLKELDYVAAARLSGWGSWRVARRELLPALAAPVITYAALLVPTNITVEAALSFLGVGVKPPTPSWGQMLTAADVWYQAAPQYLLLPAGSLFITVLALTVLGDGVRTALDPRAASRLRVGTGRKREAKA
- a CDS encoding ABC transporter permease translates to MSGFLGFAVRRLVGAVVTLLAISVIIYLVFYVAPGNVAQITCGPRCSPAQVHQVTEQLKLDDPLYLRYWHFLQGIFAGQDYSTGTSVQHCGAPCLGLSYQGDQQVTQLIWAKLPVTLSLVFGAMVLWLVIGVGTGVLSAWRRGRISERVLTGITLAGTATPVFVIGLVLMIIVCGQLQWLPFPQYVPFTEDPEQWAWNLLLPWLSLALIEAAKYARLTRASMLETLAEDHVRTFRAYGVGERAIIGRHALRGAVAPVIALNANDFGSAIGGAVLTEAMFGLPGLGRELVHAVSVVDLPVVVGMVLVTGFFVVLANAVADVLYAVADRRVVLT